A stretch of DNA from Nonlabens ponticola:
GAGATTAAGCAAAAAATCCAAGTCTGCTCTACTCAAGGACTTGGATTTTTTTTTGCGCTAATCTCTGCAACAATGACAGATAAGTAGTGAAACATTTATCTGGAATGAACACGACTCCTATTTGTTTGATTAAATGTGTGTATATGTTTCCAGATGACGACAGTTAAGTTCCTAAGATAAAAGTAATAGATAGACTGCATATCACATGAGGTGCGTATGGTTATATAGATGTCTTAAATACGCCATGCAATATTATTACTCTATCGTACTTCATCTACTCAAGAAGGTGATTTATTATATCATCAATTAGGTAAATTTAGATTACAATCGAGGGCAAAACTTTTAACAAGCATCTCCATGAAAATAAAGAATAGTAACAGCTATCTTTTTAGGGACTTGTAAATAACATCCAGTAATTCCTCGGTTTTGAAAGGTTTGATGAGGAAATCATTGATAGAAGAATTTTTCATTCTGTTTTCTAATTCAATTTGCTCGACAGCCGTCAGCGCTATTACTGGCGTTGTTGTATCAAACTCTCTTATTCTTTTAGTAGCCTCAAAGCCATCCATTCCTGGTGGCATGTTGATATCCATTAAAATTAAATCATATTTATGTGCTTGTGTCAACTCAATAGCTTCGGCGCCTGATGCTGCAATACTCACATTCCCATTTAGATTATCAAGAATTTTCTTGGTGACCATTTGATTGATTTTATTGTCTTCTACAACTAAGATATCAAGGCCTTTTAAAGTTTGATGAACCGGCGCTGAGTCGTCGGCTATTAGCTCAGCCTTATCGTATTGCAGTTCAATAGCAAATGAGATAATGGTGCCAGCACCTTCTTCACTTTGTATATCTAAACGAGAGTCAAACAGACTTAATATTTTTTGAGATATTGGTAGACCCAAACCAGTTCCCTCGTTTGCAGAATGCTGTTGCAAATACTTAGTCTCATCAAAGATATATTCCAATTTCTCCTTAGTAATCCCTTTACCGGTATCTCTTATTTGAAATTGTAACAAATGACCAGATGCTGTTTCCTTTTCCAGATCAACTCTCAATTCTATCGTACCATCTTGCGTAAATTTATTTGCATTACCTAACAAATTAATCAGCACCTGCATAATACGTACAGAATCACCTACATAATAGTCCTCTATTCTATCATCTATTTCGACATTGAACTCATTATCGTGTTCTGGTGAGATATATTTTGCAGATTCTACTGCATGACTACACAACTCTCTAACATCAAATCGCTGATCTACAAGAACATTATTTGTGGAACGATTAAGTTTATTCATCTCAAGAACATTGTTAATCAATGACAGCAAATAATCTGCACTATATTTTAAAGACTCAATATTCTCTTGATGCTCGTCCTTTAAGGTCTCGTCGCTCATCAAAATATTAGAAATTCCCACGATTCCATACATAGGCGTTCTTAACTCGTGACTTATACGCGAGAAGAGAGCATTTCGGGCAATGAGTAAACGCTCCTTATTCTCTTTCTCTTTGAGGTAGATTTGGTTTTTTTCTTCCAGTTCCTCATTGAGCCGCTTTCTTCTATTAAAACCAATAAGTAACAATAGGATTAGTAGACCTGCGATACCTAAGGCGATCAGTGACCATTTTAAGGTATTTTCCTGTAAGTCATCCTTGCGTCGTATTTCTGCCTCGAGTTTTTCTGACCTTATCCTATTTTCTGCATCACGGGTTACTTCATCAACCTTAAATTTTGCAGTGGCATTTTGAACTGCGGTAATTCGATCCTGTTGGAATTTATCTTGCTGTAACTCTTCAAACTTTTGCGAGTTTTCATAGGCTTTCTGGTAATTACCTACTTGAGCATAAGCCTTTGACGCATAAGAATAGGAATTAATAAGTGCCTCTTGATAACCAGACAGTTGGGCAAATTTGATACTTTGTTCAAAATTCTCGAGTGCGTTTTTAAAATCATTTTTCTCAAAATGATATCTACCATAAAGTAGTTTCACACTAGCAGTGTAAGCATCAACCTTCATTTTATCGGCAAGACGATTTGCCGTCACGACATAGGGTAAAGCGTTATCGGATTTGTCATTTTTCAGATAAGCTTCAGCAATATTATAGTTTAAGATTAACAGCTTTTCTATATCGTCTTGATTCGTAAGAGTTAAGGCTTCTTCATATTTATCAATCGCTGAATCATATTGCTCAGTTAATAAAAGTGCATTTGCTAGGTCAATGTTAGCAGTAACAAGTGTTCGTTTTCTACGATTTTCATCTAGGCTAGTGTTTTGAAAATCTGCTGCCTTCTCTAGAGATTCTTCAAAAACTTTGATAGATTGTAGGGTGTCACCTATTTCTAATAAAGCAAGGCCTAGATTACTAGATACGGCAACATAGTAATTATAAAATCTAGGTTGATCTGCTATAGATCTACCTTGTTGACTAAGCTCAATCGTCTTTACAAAATCCTGACTATCGTAGGATTCTCTTATAGAACCCAACATTTCTCGCAATTGTAGCTCCAATTCCTGTTCCGCTTTAGAATATTGGGAATTATCCTGTCCCAGGACAATATGCGAAAACAGAAATAGGATAGAGCTGAAAGCTATCGTTAATTTTATCCTGTTATTAGGTATTGACATCGTTTGTAGTAATGGTTTGAAACGGTTCTAAATCAATAATAACTCATTATTGGTGGATAATTCATTGCAAATTGCTTTTAACTTGAATTTAAATTAATGCTGTATACGCTAGCGCCTTTTATCAACAGTTAGAATATAAAAAATACTTACACTTCTTTATCGGACTAACGGCAATATTTTTAGCTATCTAGACAAACGGTTCTTACTTGTTTAGAATTTAGTTAAGTATCTTTAAAATCAAGTGATTGACAAAGCAATGAATTATCATTGTACCTACAAAGTTATAATTGATGAGGATTTTTACAATTGCATTATTACTCTCTTCCTTCATAGGCACGTCGCAAGACCTAACTATGATGCAAGGCGGTGCATTGTCGATAAGTGAGAATGCTTCCTTATTTATTAATGGCTTTGAGATTACACCATCGACTAACTATGAACTGTCCGATTCAAATTCTTTTACTGTTTTTAATACTTCTATAGAAGAGCCGATAAGCGTTGGCAGGGTATTTCAAATGGAAAGTCCGTTGAGCGCATATCAAGGAAATGTACGATTGTATTATCAAAATATTGAACTCAATAATCTGGACGAGACAAAATTAGCAATGATAGTTCAAGATGAACAGGCTACCTGGAACATGGTAGAAAGTAATCTAGATGAGACGCTTAAAATTGTTGAGTTTGATTTCCAGGAACCAACAAATTTTCAGGGAATCACCGCAATTAACAGACAAACTCTTACCATTGACGAGAGTTTGATGTCCTCTATTAGAATTTTCCCGAACCCTACAGCCGGTATCATACAAGTTGCTACTAATCGAGCTGTCAAACTAGAAGTTATGAATTTGATAGGGCAAACAGTACTTGTTTCTCAAGACGCTAGCATCGACCTTTCTGATTTGGCTACTGCCACTTACCTTGTCAAGATTACTGATGTTTCTTCAGGAGCAAATGTGTTTAAAAAGATTGTCAAAAAGTAAGAACACGTTACAATAATCAACTGTTTTTAAAGAGTCAGCTTTCGCGAAAGCGTAACACACTCAAATTACCCAACAATATTATTAGGTCTTAAATGTGTAAATTAGTGTTCTAACTAGTTTGCCATGAGATACTTTTTCACACTCTTTCTTTTTTCATTCATTCTTCAAGCTACCGCGCAAGAAACCAAGCTATTGAGGCAACCAACCATTCACGGTGATCAAGTAGCCTTTGTGTATGCCAATGATTTATGGAAAACCTCTATCAATGGTGGTGACGTGCAGCGACTTACCAGCCATGAAGGTTATGAAAGCAGCCCACACTTTTCGCGCGATGGTAAGCATATTGCCTTTACCGCACAGTATGATGGTAATGTAGATGTTTTTGTCATTCCATCCCAAGGCGGCACGCCGCAGCGAGTGACCTATCATCCGGCATCAGACCATGTACAAGGATGGACGCCAGATGGCAAAATATTGTTCAGGTCAAACAGGGAAAGTAGACCAACCGAGACAAACAAGTTCTATACAATAGGGATAAACGAAAACTTCCCAAAAGCGATGCCATTGACACGAGCGGCATATGGAGACATCTCGGAAGATGGAAAACACGTTGCCTACACTCCTATTACTTCATGGGATCCTGAATGGCGCAACTATCGTGGCGGTCAAGCCATGCCTATATGGATCGTCAATCTGGAAACCCTAGAATTACAAACTACTAGTCAACCTACTAAGGAGCGTCATCTAGATCCGGTATGGCTCAATGGAGTCGTGTATTATTTATCTGAGCGTGATTATACTAGCAATATATGGAGCTACAATCCACAATCTAAAGAGGAAAAACAAATCACCTTTCATAAAAAGTTTGATGTCAAGAGTCTAGATGCAGACGATGACCAGATTGTCTATGAGCATGGTGGTACGTTAAAATTAGTAGATCCATCCACTATGAATGGACGACAATTGAGCATTACGGTCAATGCTGATCTTAACTTCTCGCGGCCTCGATGGATTGATGTAGAAGCTGATGATTTGAGAAATGCAAGATTATCACCTAATGGGCAGCGAGCTATTTTTGAACACCGCGGTGAAGTGTTGACCTTTCCTAAAAAAGAAGGTTCCTACCGCAACCTGACCCAAAGTAGCAGCACGGCAGATCGTGCACCTATCTGGTCGCCTCAAGGTGATCGTGTGGCATACTTTAGTGATGCATCGGGAGAATATGAATTAATCATCGCAGATCAAAAAGGCACCGTTCTTAAGAAAATAGCATTTGACGATCCTACTTTCTATTTTGAACCAGACTGGTCACCAGATGGTAAGTATCTGTCTTTTACAGACACACACTACAATATCTGGATCACCGATATTTCAAGCGGGTCGTCAAAAATTGTCGCGACTGATCGCTATGCGCATCCCAATCGATCAATGAATCCCACCTGGTCGCCAGACAGTCAATGGATCGCGTATGCAAAACAGCAGGAAAGTCATTTCAAAGCAATTTTTGCCTACAACAACAAAACGGGCAAAACGATACAAATCACAGATCCACTAGCTGATGCTATCTCACCTGTATGGGATGCTGGCGGTAAATATCTTTACACGCTTGCAAGCACCGATTATGGTTTAAAATCTGGCTGGTTAGACATGAGTTCATACGATCCATCAACCACTAGAAATGTTTATGCGGTAGTATTATCATCTCAAGACGAATCTCCATTAAAGCCATTAATGGATGAAGAGAAAGAATTATCAACTAAAGAAACTAAAAAGAAAAAAGACAAGAAAGACAAAAGCGATCCAGGCGAGATGGAAAGTAAAATGGTCACCGTCAACATCGATGAGAACGGTATCTACAACCGTGCCGTGGCGCTAGATATAAAGGCGGCAAACTATGTAGCATTAATGCCTGCTCCTAAAAATCATGTGTTCATTGCTAAGGATGTTGATAGTGAATCTGGTTATGAATTGCATCGCTACAATGTTAAGGATAAAAAACTAGAGGAATATGCGACTGGAGTTAATCAAGCCACCGTTTCCAGCAATCGAGAACATGTTTTACTTAACAAGGGTAATTCGTGGATGATATCCGCAGCCGCAGGTAAAGTGGATGCTAGCGAAGATAAAATCAATACCACTGCTTCTATAAATATTGATCCTAGAGAAGAATATGAGCAGATATTTAAAGAAGGCTGGCGATACATGCGTGACTTTCTATATGTAGATAATGTTCATGGTGCGCCATGGGACGATATCTATAAATGGTATGCGCCGTGGATCAAACATGTGAGACATCGCACAGATCTCAACTATGTAGTAGACATAATGAGTGGTGAGGTAGCCATAGGCCATTCCTATGTTTCAGGTGGTGACCTGCCAGACGTCGATCGAGTGAATGTTGGATTATTGGGTGTAGACCTTGAATTAGATGGAGATTATTATAAGATCACAAAAATTTACAATGGCGAGCAATGGAATCCAGAAACCAATGCACCACTTGCTATTCCAGGCATGGATGTCAAGGCTGGTGATTACCTACTGGCAATTAATGGTAGAGAATTAGATGGTGAACATAATCCTTATTACCTATTGCAGCAGACAGCCAATCGTGAGATTTATATCACCGTTGCAGACAATAAATCTGGAAATAATAAAAGAGAATTGCTGGTTAAACCTATCTATAGTGAGAATGGTTTAAGATATGTGGATTGGGTAGAAGGTAATCGTCGCAAGGTGGATGAATTATCTAACGGTAAGTTGGCATACGTTTACGTACCCAATACCAGCAACCCAGGTTTTACTAGTTTTAATAGGTATTATTTCTCACAGCAGGATAAAAAAGGTGTAGTCATCGACGAGCGCAACAACGGTGGTGGATCTGCAGCAGACTACATGATTGATGTACTCAATCGCAAACCAATAGGCTACTTTAACAGTAAAGCAAACGATCGCAGACCATGGACAACTCCTATGGCAGGAATATTTGGTCCCAAAGTCATGATTATAAATGAACGAGCTGGATCTGGTGGCGATTTATTACCCTATATGTTCAAACAACAGGAAATCGGGCCACTTATAGGCACAAGAACTTGGGGTGGCCTTGTAGGAACATGGGACACACCGCCATTTATAGATGGCGGTCGTATGGTGGCGCCACGTGGTGGCTTTTATGACCTGGATGGTGAATGGGCTGTAGAAGGTGAAGGAATCGCTCCAGACATTAAAGTCATCCAGACACCTAAACTCACAGCACAAGGCAATGATCCACAACTAGAACGTGCCGTGCAGGAAGCGATGGAATTACTCAAAACCCAAGAATTCAACATCAAGCCGGAGCCCACAGCTCCAGTTAGATGGAAACGTCCAGCCGGTTATGAGAATGACAATTAAACCAGGACGATAAGTATCACGCCTTGAATTGTGACATCATTCAATTGAACCCAAGTGCAGCAGCAACACTTACCTCGCTGGCATTAAAGTCCAAAGCATATTGGGATTATCCAGCAGCATGGCTTGATTTATGGAAAGAGGATTTAAAAGTTGATCAGGAATACTTTGAAAAATTCATGCTATACGGTATTTACCGTTATAATAAGATTATAGGCTTTTACAGTTATCAATTACAAGATCGCACTGCATACATTGATATGCTTTTTATTGACCCAATATTTATAGGTCGTCAATTAGGTTCTCGATTATTAAGCCATTGCTTGAATAAGATTAAGGATCACGGTATACAAACAGCTTATCTATATTCTGATCCTCATGCACAGGTATTTTATGAGAAACATGGTTTCTGCGAAACAGGAAAGATAAAAACTGCCATTCAAAATAGGTTTTTACCTATCATGACTTATCAGCTTGATTGATGTAAATTTTTCAGGTTTTTCAATACCGCCATAATCAGTTTATCATTGATGTCATCAATTGTGGTAAACCGCAAAGACCTTAATGATTGGCGTCCATCACCAGCGATTAGTTGATCATTGTATTGCGGCAATTGCACCGCATTGATGAATCCAATCTCGAGAAAATCCCTGCGGTAATTGATGAAGCAATACATATGTTTTCCATCTAGGTAATAAAATGGCAACTTCCATTTATAAAGAAGCTCGGCTTCAGGCGAGACATGTTCTATCAAGGACTGCAAATGTATCGCAATCTCCTTGAAGGGCTCTGGCAAGGCAAGAATATATTCTTCCGCTGGATTCATGTTTGAATATTATTGATGTATTTAGCTTTCGCGAAAGCTAACAAAAAATCGACCTATCAACCACAGGAAAGATTGTATCAGCACATAAAGACTGTTTGAAAACTGCTTGCATTGCTTGAAAAGCTCAGTATCTAATCAATTTTATACTGCCCTTAACAACCGTTCTTAATTAACCACAAAATTAAACCCAAGTTGAGGTTAAAACGAACATTAATGGCGTGTACACGTCCAAAGTGTAATTATTTTAGACACGAT
This window harbors:
- a CDS encoding T9SS type A sorting domain-containing protein, encoding MRIFTIALLLSSFIGTSQDLTMMQGGALSISENASLFINGFEITPSTNYELSDSNSFTVFNTSIEEPISVGRVFQMESPLSAYQGNVRLYYQNIELNNLDETKLAMIVQDEQATWNMVESNLDETLKIVEFDFQEPTNFQGITAINRQTLTIDESLMSSIRIFPNPTAGIIQVATNRAVKLEVMNLIGQTVLVSQDASIDLSDLATATYLVKITDVSSGANVFKKIVKK
- a CDS encoding response regulator — protein: MSIPNNRIKLTIAFSSILFLFSHIVLGQDNSQYSKAEQELELQLREMLGSIRESYDSQDFVKTIELSQQGRSIADQPRFYNYYVAVSSNLGLALLEIGDTLQSIKVFEESLEKAADFQNTSLDENRRKRTLVTANIDLANALLLTEQYDSAIDKYEEALTLTNQDDIEKLLILNYNIAEAYLKNDKSDNALPYVVTANRLADKMKVDAYTASVKLLYGRYHFEKNDFKNALENFEQSIKFAQLSGYQEALINSYSYASKAYAQVGNYQKAYENSQKFEELQQDKFQQDRITAVQNATAKFKVDEVTRDAENRIRSEKLEAEIRRKDDLQENTLKWSLIALGIAGLLILLLLIGFNRRKRLNEELEEKNQIYLKEKENKERLLIARNALFSRISHELRTPMYGIVGISNILMSDETLKDEHQENIESLKYSADYLLSLINNVLEMNKLNRSTNNVLVDQRFDVRELCSHAVESAKYISPEHDNEFNVEIDDRIEDYYVGDSVRIMQVLINLLGNANKFTQDGTIELRVDLEKETASGHLLQFQIRDTGKGITKEKLEYIFDETKYLQQHSANEGTGLGLPISQKILSLFDSRLDIQSEEGAGTIISFAIELQYDKAELIADDSAPVHQTLKGLDILVVEDNKINQMVTKKILDNLNGNVSIAASGAEAIELTQAHKYDLILMDINMPPGMDGFEATKRIREFDTTTPVIALTAVEQIELENRMKNSSINDFLIKPFKTEELLDVIYKSLKR
- a CDS encoding DUF1801 domain-containing protein; translated protein: MNPAEEYILALPEPFKEIAIHLQSLIEHVSPEAELLYKWKLPFYYLDGKHMYCFINYRRDFLEIGFINAVQLPQYNDQLIAGDGRQSLRSLRFTTIDDINDKLIMAVLKNLKNLHQSS
- a CDS encoding S41 family peptidase, with translation MRYFFTLFLFSFILQATAQETKLLRQPTIHGDQVAFVYANDLWKTSINGGDVQRLTSHEGYESSPHFSRDGKHIAFTAQYDGNVDVFVIPSQGGTPQRVTYHPASDHVQGWTPDGKILFRSNRESRPTETNKFYTIGINENFPKAMPLTRAAYGDISEDGKHVAYTPITSWDPEWRNYRGGQAMPIWIVNLETLELQTTSQPTKERHLDPVWLNGVVYYLSERDYTSNIWSYNPQSKEEKQITFHKKFDVKSLDADDDQIVYEHGGTLKLVDPSTMNGRQLSITVNADLNFSRPRWIDVEADDLRNARLSPNGQRAIFEHRGEVLTFPKKEGSYRNLTQSSSTADRAPIWSPQGDRVAYFSDASGEYELIIADQKGTVLKKIAFDDPTFYFEPDWSPDGKYLSFTDTHYNIWITDISSGSSKIVATDRYAHPNRSMNPTWSPDSQWIAYAKQQESHFKAIFAYNNKTGKTIQITDPLADAISPVWDAGGKYLYTLASTDYGLKSGWLDMSSYDPSTTRNVYAVVLSSQDESPLKPLMDEEKELSTKETKKKKDKKDKSDPGEMESKMVTVNIDENGIYNRAVALDIKAANYVALMPAPKNHVFIAKDVDSESGYELHRYNVKDKKLEEYATGVNQATVSSNREHVLLNKGNSWMISAAAGKVDASEDKINTTASINIDPREEYEQIFKEGWRYMRDFLYVDNVHGAPWDDIYKWYAPWIKHVRHRTDLNYVVDIMSGEVAIGHSYVSGGDLPDVDRVNVGLLGVDLELDGDYYKITKIYNGEQWNPETNAPLAIPGMDVKAGDYLLAINGRELDGEHNPYYLLQQTANREIYITVADNKSGNNKRELLVKPIYSENGLRYVDWVEGNRRKVDELSNGKLAYVYVPNTSNPGFTSFNRYYFSQQDKKGVVIDERNNGGGSAADYMIDVLNRKPIGYFNSKANDRRPWTTPMAGIFGPKVMIINERAGSGGDLLPYMFKQQEIGPLIGTRTWGGLVGTWDTPPFIDGGRMVAPRGGFYDLDGEWAVEGEGIAPDIKVIQTPKLTAQGNDPQLERAVQEAMELLKTQEFNIKPEPTAPVRWKRPAGYENDN
- a CDS encoding GNAT family N-acetyltransferase: MNCDIIQLNPSAAATLTSLALKSKAYWDYPAAWLDLWKEDLKVDQEYFEKFMLYGIYRYNKIIGFYSYQLQDRTAYIDMLFIDPIFIGRQLGSRLLSHCLNKIKDHGIQTAYLYSDPHAQVFYEKHGFCETGKIKTAIQNRFLPIMTYQLD